The DNA segment GGGTATCTGAGTTACATTGAGATAACTCAGCTGTGCACTCAGGCTTTTCCATATCTTAACTTCATTGATGTCTGTATTAAAACCCAGCAGTACATGTAAAAGTGGAATGATGATATTTTTGTGCCACTTAGCATCTTGGGCTAAATTCTTAGACTACAGGAACTTTTCTCATaaagaattttctgtttctgctatGTTATCTGCAAAACATTGTTATCCAGGTGCTTTGCTCTGCCTTGCAAGTCAATCCTTGTGCCTGCTGGTCTTTTGTGGTTCATACTCTTACATTCTGTCCCAGAGAGAAGTCCATGTATTGGGAAATGAGGCAATATGCCCTGCCCCAAAGGGGCAGTTACCACTGATAGGGCTCTGGAGAATATCACAAGGATCTGGAAGCCAGCAAGTCTCTTCCCAGGGTTTTATTTGGGGTCTGTCAGTGACCTGTTTTGTGGCTGCCCTGCTGAATCACTgccatcccccccccccttcagaGCTCAGttgctcttcctgctcctggGAATAATCTGTAATAATCCTTTGTACTCTGTGGGAGTTCAGTACAGATGCAGGTTTAAGAACACACAGAGTCCTGGGATTAGGCATATTTGTCACAAGATGCAGGACACATCTGGTACTCCTGCAGAAGTAGTACACTATCCAACATAGACATGCAAGACCCAAAACTGCACATCAGCCTCTGACGGCAGTGTGTATGCGTAACAGGCATGAACCTCACCAGATTTAGAAAAGCACCACTAAAGAATATGAGCTTTTCaccttaaatatttaaagaacaaacAGGCAGCCTCTGAGATTTGTTACCATTCATGTATACATTTACTAAGCCAAAGCAGTTTGATCATGTCACAATATGTTACTAAAGCACATGAGATCCCTTCTTTTTAACCTCACTAACAATGgtcattttaattactttttgtcTTCCAAGCctcaaaaaaataatctgtctgCATTCCCCATGAAAGGCTCTTCTACGGTTtatagggttttttcttttcttacagtacaaaattaatgtttctcaGACATGTAAACAACCATCACAGAAATGAAACGGCTCTTAAAGTTAACTTTATTGCCATGGACGTTCTGTTAGATTTATGTTAGATGCATTTCAGCTCAGTGACTCCTTCAACATAAGTTCCTATTGTTATCATCACCTGCACCACAATAGTGCCTATAGGCCCCAGTCAGGGTTAAGGCCCTTCTATGCAGGTGCTGTACAAATACTTCAGTGTAACCCCGAGGTCCCCGGTAAGAATGGCATGGCTGATGTGGCTATAACCCTCGCTGCTTCCTCTGCTCAGCGGTGACCCTCACAATTATAGGAGCTGAGTGAaactcttctccaagctaagcCTGGAGTTCATGCACAATGACTGTTTGAGAAGTGTTACTACAGGCCAATCCTGACACCTGCAGTCCTGTGCGTAAAGCTGCTCACACAGGGGAATGCTCATGTAAGAAACTGGGAGTGGGAAAGGTCTGTAGAATTGAGTCCCTGGATGCGTGTAAGAAAAGCAGACCAGTTCCTTTTTCTCCAACACTTCAGTATAATTCTAGGAGAGAAATGCACAGGGTCTGTTGCTCAATTTCAGCACCTCCAGCACTTTGAGTTCTGATCCCAAACTAAAGAAgttctctgctctgccttgggCTACTGTGACCTGGAAAAGTCTGTTGGATGCTCATTGTCATTAGGAGGCAGTGATTTGCCATTACAGCATGGAGGCAAATCACTGTTCCATGGTGTGAAGGCTGCATCTTAGGCAGGAATTGTGAAATCGTGTTTGGCCATCAgcaaaaattattctgaagaCATTTCAAAGCAATTGCAGTTCAAATAATGATTACAACTTGGAATCTGAGgtgcaaaaacaaaaaaacaaaacatgattatatgaaataaatagCAAAGAATCAATGTCCCTGCACAAACACAATGCATTCCTGCCTATGAAGCAACCCTTGCAAATTATTGCCCTTTAGGTTATGTCAGATGTTTAAATGAACCCTTTAGAGCTAAAATACAGTACTCTGAAATGAGGTTAGAAAAACTTTAAAAGGACGAATGGGAAGTGTGTACAATGCTCTCTTTACAATGAATTTCCCACCTGAGTAACCTCAGTAGACATAAAGCCGGTCGGAAATGGCAGCAGGCATGTGTGTCATGATCTGCATGCGCAGCCACCAGTAGTAATCCATGGGGTGGTAGCGGGTGTAGGGGGTGGTGGAGGTGAGGGCGTGGGTCACACTCTCAATGACTGGCGAGGTGTCTGTGGAGCCACTGTTGCAATACGTCTCCATCTTGCTGACCTGCTCGTCAAAGTACTTCCTGCCATAGTCTTTGCGCACTATCTCAGGGAGCTCGTCCCACATTTTGTCTGCGATGGCTTTGATGCGCTCGGGGCTGTACAGGTTGGTGGCAGCAATGAAATTGCCAGGCTCCACGATGCTGACCATCACTCCCTGGGGCTGCATTTCATACCGCAGGCAGTCGGAGAAGGCTTCCACTCCAAACTTGGTGATGCAGTACGGTGAGCGGGCAGGACTGCCCATGCGGCCCATCATGCTACTGATGTTCACCACACGACCTAGgcaaagcacagctcagctgtAGTACCTCAGCCAGAGCAGATACCCAGCACAACACCCAACACATTCCTGCACATGCATCCACCTGCCCACTACACATTCATAATGTCTGCCTGGCAAACCTGCTCTTGCTCTATCTGAGCACTGCTGTTCTATGCAACAGCTTTCAGGCAGGAGATTAAGTCTACTGCTTGTGTGCTGTGGCTCATTATACCTGAGGGAAAAGGAACATGGTGACACACAAAGCTCAGTGCTATGGGGAATACAGAagaggctggacagagcctgcATAGTGAGAAACAGGATCGATTAGCAGCAATCAGGGCTGAGCCCagacaaaaggcaaagaaagccTCTGGTGCCAAGGCTAAGCTTGTTTATTTGCAAGTCAAAGGCACAAAATCCAGAAGCCCAATGGTGGGTTATAATGTCTCCCTCTTAAAAGGGAATGGCTTGCTCCTGCACCACAAACTGGCAGAGTCTAAATTCACTGCACCCTTTCTGGGTAACAGCTAGATTATGgctccaggcacagagatggggcctttctcctctccagaaGCCATCCATTTTGGCTGGGGAGCATGCTGGTAGAAGACTGTGATGCTGCATTCTAATCAGAAGTTGTATTTATCTGCACTTTCAATCTGCTCATTGCTGAGTTGTGTTAGAGAGAGAAACTTTGACCACAGAAGAAGATACCCTTCCATGGTGGAAGAAGTGCTACCTGGGCCACTATAGCCCAGGtctgcaaaacagaacaacatTGTTCATGTCTGTGCATGCTCCAAGAgtaaaaaatattctcatttaGTCAGGTAGTTGGGCTCAGTAGAGGAaagctttttcccctttatgCCAAGACCCATGCAACCTCCAGGTCTACATTCCTTTCCTGTACAAACCCCACCTCTCATAACTTACAAGCTCCCAAAGTAGCACAGCTTACAGCTGACAAGTTCCCTGGAAGAAGCACGCCATagggcactgctgctgttcaCCCTACCAGCACTGACACAGATGGTTTTTGTATAGAGGGGGTGATTGCACCTGGCACTGGAATTTAGGGTGAGCTGTTTTTCAGGACTGCTACCGTGCAGTGTACCTCAGAGCTGTTAGGTAATCTGTTATCTGTGTGTATGCCGTGGGTCACATTCTGGTGTAAAGGTATGAATGTGGCCAGTGTGCAGAGAGAACATTTTGGCCACTAATACAGTAAGACATGGGGCAGGATGAGGGACTTGCTCCACGTCAAGAGGAGATCACTCACCCTTTGACCTCCGGATGAGGGGGAGGAAAGCCTTGGTGGTTCGCACAGTCCCCCACAGGTTCACTTCAGCTACCTCCATGTAGGTGTCCATGCTGGTGAACTCAACTTCCCCGAATGTGGAGATTCCAGCATTGTTAACCAGTCCCCAGAGCcctagaaaataaaatcaagcagAAAGCTTTCCCTCTCTGAAACTAATGAGAGAAGCTTGGAAAAGGCCTTTCTAATAAACTATTGAACCACACAATAGAGCTTTTCATTACAACTTGTAATGATGGAAGCCAGACAGAAGAGTCCTGAGCAAACTGCAGTCTCCTGAGCAAATGTAACCATAAACAGCATCTGCCTGCACTGCCCAACACTGCAACCACAAAGTGCCATGAATAAGACTTCCTTAAAGGGAAGTTCTGCACCAGCAAACAGAGAACTTCATCCTTGTCTAAGCTGTTCTCCTTGTGTTCTCTTTTCATCCATTGTGACTTTCTAAAAGCAGCAAAGTATAGCCTCTAGATGTAAATAATAAGGATATGCAAGACCTTGTGAGAAACAAAAGAGCAATTCTTTCAAAGTAAAATCCCTTGTGTCACCATAAGAACTAGAATGTTTGCAATGCTGGGAAGGGGGCATCATGGACACATACAATAGCCTCTACCTTTTACTCTGCTGCAATCAAATTGGCAACTGAAACTACGGACTCATTTggcaatgaaaagaaagattaaaaaggaaattggaATAAAATGAACTCAATTCATATAACATTCTAATTGCACAGGAAAAAGACTGGGCAAAGTCTCGGATggcttctctctgctgcttcgAAAAACTCACTGTTATCTGTTGACTGTGTCTAGATCTGTGTTCTCAGAAGCAGCCCAGAAAAGGCAACTTCATTCTGGCCTATGCTTGAGAACACAGGGCTAGAAAACTCAAGTCATACAGAAGATCcatatatgaaaataatatttaaagaaaaatgaaagaaataggtTTATgcaaaatccaaaataaaacGTTACTGgttgttctgcttttaaacaaTCTTTGTATGTTCAATCgtggattttttttgggggggaaaagtGCAGCTTACCAAAGGTTGGAAAGGTTTCAGGAACTGGGATTTTCACTGTACCAGAGCAGAATTTGCTGTCATCACCTCAGCACAATGAGGTAGGCAGGCTAAGAAAGTCAGTTAATTACAGCTCTCCCCTGACCTCTGAAATCTGTAATGTATGATAGTATCTGCAATAGCATTGATACTCGGCTTCATGAAAAGGGAAATCCTTGGAAAACCTCTcaatttcctttgccttttctgtgtttGGGGGAGACATTTCCATTGGTAATCTCCAAGCTTT comes from the Melopsittacus undulatus isolate bMelUnd1 chromosome 6, bMelUnd1.mat.Z, whole genome shotgun sequence genome and includes:
- the BDH1 gene encoding D-beta-hydroxybutyrate dehydrogenase, mitochondrial, which produces MLATKLSRPLLNFSVKALNFKDPGNGFRPVQRFCFPLLSPCGSRSYANEVDQIGSRAVLITGCDSGFGFALAKHLHAKGFIIYAGCLQKDKGEGGSKELDSMNSDRMRTVQLNVCDSKEVDRAVEHVSSSLQDPEKGLWGLVNNAGISTFGEVEFTSMDTYMEVAEVNLWGTVRTTKAFLPLIRRSKGRVVNISSMMGRMGSPARSPYCITKFGVEAFSDCLRYEMQPQGVMVSIVEPGNFIAATNLYSPERIKAIADKMWDELPEIVRKDYGRKYFDEQVSKMETYCNSGSTDTSPVIESVTHALTSTTPYTRYHPMDYYWWLRMQIMTHMPAAISDRLYVY